One genomic window of Actinoplanes lobatus includes the following:
- a CDS encoding ABC transporter permease, which translates to MTSPSTLAKPKPAAPPLARLRSIPHLGLLAVLIAIVIFASVRTDAFLNPNNLINVARQVSVVAVIAAGLTLLMVAGGMDFSMGGNVAVTTAVAAQMLSHGWSTAVTLAVSIALSIAVGLVNGAVVTFTRVAPFVATLATATLLDGVALLVIDGMSISIDDHLSTLGNGKTLGLPNLTFVAALVLAVTAFVMRYTTFGRDAFAIGGNEDVARLSGINVVRDKLLLYGLAGALSGLAGIMLLSRLAASSPGTGGLQLQLTAVAAVVIGGTSLAGGKGTIGGTILGVLLLGVVANVLNLLQISSYYQQISVGAVLLVAAIANLMQSRGKH; encoded by the coding sequence GTGACCAGCCCGTCGACTCTCGCCAAGCCGAAGCCGGCCGCGCCGCCGCTCGCCCGGCTGAGGTCGATTCCCCACCTCGGCCTGCTCGCGGTCCTGATCGCGATCGTGATCTTCGCGAGCGTGCGGACGGACGCGTTCCTCAACCCGAACAACCTGATCAACGTGGCCCGGCAGGTCAGCGTGGTGGCGGTGATCGCGGCCGGGCTGACCCTGCTGATGGTCGCCGGCGGCATGGACTTCTCGATGGGCGGCAACGTCGCGGTGACCACCGCGGTGGCGGCCCAGATGCTGTCGCACGGCTGGTCGACGGCGGTCACCCTGGCCGTCTCGATCGCCCTGTCGATCGCGGTCGGCCTGGTCAACGGCGCCGTCGTGACGTTCACGAGGGTGGCGCCGTTCGTCGCCACCCTGGCCACCGCCACCCTGCTCGACGGTGTGGCGCTGCTCGTCATCGACGGCATGAGCATCTCGATCGACGACCACCTGTCCACCCTGGGCAACGGCAAGACCCTGGGCCTGCCCAACCTGACCTTCGTGGCCGCCCTGGTCCTCGCGGTCACCGCGTTCGTGATGCGTTACACCACGTTCGGCCGGGACGCCTTCGCGATCGGCGGCAACGAGGACGTGGCCCGGCTCAGCGGCATCAACGTGGTCCGCGACAAGCTCCTGCTCTACGGGCTGGCCGGCGCGCTCTCCGGTCTCGCCGGGATCATGCTGCTCTCCCGGCTGGCGGCCAGCAGCCCCGGCACCGGTGGCCTCCAGTTGCAGCTCACCGCGGTGGCCGCGGTGGTCATCGGCGGCACCTCGCTGGCCGGCGGCAAGGGCACGATCGGCGGCACCATCCTCGGTGTCCTGCTGCTCGGCGTGGTCGCCAACGTGCTCAACCTGCTCCAGATCTCCTCGTACTACCAGCAGATCTCGGTCGGCGCCGTCCTGCTGGTCGCGGCCATCGCGAACCTGATGCAGAGCCGCGGAAAGCACTAA
- a CDS encoding sugar ABC transporter substrate-binding protein, giving the protein MPTPLRVFSALLATALCAATISACGDDSGSEAGDSVTLGFVNGANTEFHTCLQRAVEAQAKTSGAEVVAANSKQDPGTELANIEDMISRSVDALIVQTVNVDALKNDITKAKAAGIPIFLTSVITQDTSDILGAVVVDLKGVGALDAGYVAKDAGAAQVEVGVIAGAPGAASDLLVNGFKDALPANAALVANQPGMFNRAKAQDVAENMIQAHPNLEYAFVANEDMAFGALQAFQAAGKDVKIVTVNGTDDGLAAVKDGRFAATVANSATVTGQLAVKNTISLLNKETTEKIANTPIKLITKDNLSEAPQYCLEG; this is encoded by the coding sequence ATGCCTACACCCCTGCGTGTCTTCAGTGCGCTGCTCGCCACCGCCCTCTGTGCCGCCACGATCAGCGCCTGTGGCGACGACTCCGGATCCGAAGCCGGTGACAGCGTCACCCTGGGCTTCGTCAACGGCGCGAACACCGAGTTCCACACCTGTCTCCAGCGGGCGGTCGAGGCTCAGGCCAAGACCTCCGGCGCCGAGGTCGTCGCGGCCAACTCGAAGCAGGACCCCGGCACCGAGCTGGCCAACATCGAGGACATGATCTCGCGCAGCGTCGACGCGCTGATCGTGCAGACGGTGAACGTGGACGCCCTGAAGAACGACATCACCAAGGCCAAGGCGGCCGGCATCCCGATCTTCCTGACCTCGGTGATCACCCAGGACACCTCCGACATCCTGGGTGCGGTCGTGGTGGACCTGAAGGGCGTCGGCGCGCTCGACGCCGGCTACGTCGCCAAGGACGCGGGCGCCGCACAGGTCGAGGTCGGTGTCATCGCCGGCGCCCCCGGCGCGGCCTCCGACCTGCTGGTCAACGGGTTCAAGGATGCCCTGCCCGCCAACGCCGCGCTGGTCGCCAACCAGCCCGGCATGTTCAACCGGGCCAAGGCCCAGGACGTTGCCGAGAACATGATCCAGGCGCACCCGAACCTCGAGTACGCGTTCGTCGCGAACGAGGACATGGCGTTCGGCGCGCTCCAGGCGTTCCAGGCGGCCGGCAAGGACGTCAAGATCGTCACGGTCAACGGGACCGACGACGGCCTCGCCGCGGTGAAGGACGGCCGGTTCGCGGCCACCGTCGCCAACTCGGCGACGGTCACCGGTCAGCTCGCGGTCAAGAACACGATCTCGCTGCTGAACAAGGAGACCACCGAGAAGATCGCGAACACGCCGATCAAGCTGATCACCAAGGACAACCTGTCCGAGGCGCCGCAGTACTGCCTCGAGGGCTGA
- a CDS encoding sugar ABC transporter ATP-binding protein, with the protein MKTPVLRVLGVSKSFGGAAALRDVSVEFLPGEVHALMGMNGAGKSTLVQIISGALNPDAGLLEVDGHTQSHLTPRRARKVGISCVPQRRELVMTLTVAENIMLGDLPASGSMVHWNRVRATAQRALTDLGIAIDADAVAGDLTVAEQTMVEVAREVRRGGKVLILDEPTACLGPEAAAQIRELVLRLRDNGVAVVFISHHISEVLHLADRITVLRDGQVTWAGLAKETDEKGLVRDMVGRDVVSRRPVRPAGSPDVGISIRRLCDGRFLDRFDIDVRRGEIVAVLGPAGDAQSRLFDLLSGRRRPDSGTVSISGRPVRPGRIAHSLASGLRCVTGDRRRLGLIPGLTIDENVLLAQDRLDGRRLHRWGRLAERAAPLRDDYRVVSLVRNPPVEQLSGGNQQKVLLAKWLGTAPSAVLLEDPTNGVDVAAMAEIHSLVDGLTGQGVAVLLASSSAEEVMRLADRVVVVRDGRRIAEYQVDRITRDELIAATLGGAL; encoded by the coding sequence GTGAAGACCCCGGTCCTGCGGGTTCTCGGGGTCAGCAAGAGTTTCGGCGGCGCGGCCGCGCTGCGCGACGTGTCGGTCGAGTTCCTGCCCGGCGAGGTGCACGCCCTGATGGGCATGAACGGCGCCGGCAAGTCGACGCTCGTCCAGATCATCTCCGGGGCGCTGAACCCGGACGCGGGACTGCTGGAGGTCGACGGCCACACGCAGAGCCACCTGACCCCGCGACGGGCCCGCAAGGTCGGCATCTCCTGCGTGCCGCAGCGCCGGGAACTGGTCATGACGCTGACCGTGGCCGAGAACATCATGCTCGGCGATCTGCCGGCCAGCGGATCGATGGTCCACTGGAACCGGGTCCGGGCCACCGCCCAGCGGGCGCTCACCGACCTGGGCATCGCGATCGACGCGGACGCGGTCGCCGGCGACCTGACCGTGGCCGAGCAGACCATGGTGGAGGTGGCCCGCGAGGTTCGCCGGGGCGGCAAGGTGCTGATCCTCGACGAACCCACCGCGTGCCTCGGTCCGGAGGCCGCGGCCCAGATCCGCGAGCTGGTGCTGCGGCTGCGCGACAACGGCGTCGCCGTCGTCTTCATCTCGCACCACATCTCCGAGGTCCTGCATCTCGCCGACCGGATCACCGTGCTCCGCGACGGGCAGGTCACCTGGGCCGGCCTGGCCAAGGAGACCGACGAGAAGGGCCTGGTCCGCGACATGGTGGGCCGGGACGTGGTGTCGCGGCGCCCGGTCCGCCCGGCCGGGTCGCCCGACGTGGGCATCAGCATCCGGCGGCTCTGCGACGGGCGGTTCCTGGACCGCTTCGACATCGACGTACGGCGCGGCGAGATCGTGGCCGTGCTCGGCCCGGCCGGCGACGCCCAGTCCCGGCTGTTCGACCTGCTGTCCGGCCGGCGCCGGCCGGACAGCGGAACGGTGTCGATCAGCGGCCGCCCGGTCCGGCCCGGCCGGATCGCGCACTCGCTGGCCAGCGGTCTGCGCTGCGTGACCGGTGACCGCCGCAGGCTCGGGCTGATCCCCGGCCTCACCATCGACGAGAACGTCCTGCTCGCCCAGGACCGGCTGGACGGCCGGCGGCTGCACCGCTGGGGCCGGCTGGCCGAGCGGGCCGCCCCGCTGCGCGACGACTACCGGGTGGTGTCGCTCGTCCGGAACCCGCCGGTGGAGCAGCTGTCCGGCGGCAACCAGCAGAAGGTGCTGCTGGCCAAGTGGCTCGGCACCGCGCCGTCCGCGGTGCTGCTCGAGGACCCGACCAACGGCGTGGACGTCGCCGCGATGGCGGAGATCCACAGCCTCGTCGACGGGCTGACCGGTCAGGGCGTCGCCGTCCTGCTGGCCTCCTCGTCCGCCGAGGAGGTGATGCGCCTGGCCGACCGCGTCGTGGTGGTACGCGACGGACGCCGCATCGCCGAGTACCAGGTCGACCGGATCACCCGCGACGAGCTGATCGCGGCCACCCTAGGAGGAGCGCTGTGA